The Miscanthus floridulus cultivar M001 chromosome 17, ASM1932011v1, whole genome shotgun sequence genome has a window encoding:
- the LOC136516102 gene encoding uncharacterized protein: protein MAKGDRKVQSDDCSGDENGSDSDEEFESPSYDDLVVLLNDYTKIIRKTRAKNEKLKLENESLLEKYDIAEKASDELREEKKIVSSKLKELKTSKKELREKHDKLEGIHNELTTRYNLLKQEYTNLINYDNLVLSHEFLSNEPHHATNNVVKIDIATSCDDLIIDSIEQDCSSKNKKANEKLKKDLEKLSTTNTIVKENLDNDHDLTLENEILREENKRLQMEKALEKQTTNESLQEENKKLKLKMEHLKNGLSKFTRGHYLQSELLMNTVMKMDRSGIGFLSNKRRKLKLNINNTSQSLSRRDDKKVTLLMSVKLHHHNPCPCMLDPLLTMLTSSLERMLKAKPKLCS, encoded by the coding sequence atggccaagggtgatcgaaaggtacaaagtgatgattgtagtggtgatgaaaatggtagtgatagtgatgaagaatttgaatcaccttcctatgatgatctAGTTGTCTTGCTAAATGACTACACTAAAATCataagaaagacaagagctaaaaatgaaaagttaAAACTTGAGAATGAGTCTCTTCTAGAAAAAtatgacatagccgaaaaagctagtgatgagcttagagaagaaaagaaaattgtgtcatccaagctcaaggagctcaaaacctctaaaaaggagcttagagaaaaacatgataaacttgaggggatacacaatgagctcaccactagataCAACTTGCTAAaacaagagtacaccaatctcattaattatgacaatcttgttctttctcatgagtttttATCTAATGAGCCGCAtcatgctactaacaatgttgttaagattgatatagccacatcatgtgatgacttgattattgataGCATTGAGCAAGATTGTAGTAGCAAAAACAAGAAAgcgaatgagaagctcaagaaggatcttgaaaagctatcaaccaccaacacaattgtgaaaGAGAACCTTGACAATGATCATGATTtgactcttgagaatgagatacttagagaagagaacaagagactccaGATGGAGAAGGCCCTTGAGAAGCAAACAACCAATGAGTCACttcaagaagagaacaagaaactcaagttgaagatggaaCATCTCAAGAACGGCttaagcaagttcacaagaggccactatcttcaaagtgagctactaatgaacaccgtgatgaagatggatagaagtggtattggattCTTATCAAATAAGAGAAGAAAGctaaagctcaacatcaacaatacaagtcaaagcctaagtcGAAGAGatgacaagaaggtcactttactcatgagtgtgaaactccaccaccacaacccttgcccatgcatgctagaccctttgcttacAATGCTCACTTCATCATTAGAAAGAATGCTAAAGGCAAAGCCAAAGctatgttcttag